One Streptomyces sp. NBC_01217 genomic region harbors:
- a CDS encoding ABC transporter ATP-binding protein has product MATDVHGAVSSPAPADRPETAVRVEGLIRSFDGRTVVDGLDLTLRAGEFTALLGRSGCGKSTLLRVLAGLDREIEGTVLVPKRRAVAFQAPRLMPWKRVWRNVLLGLPGKPERAVAERALAEVGLAERSGAWPKTLSGGEAQRASLARALVREPDLLLLDEPFGALDALTRIKAQQLVAELWQRRGCAVLLVTHDVDEALLLADRALVMRDGAIAYETPVALDRPRAVGSPEFAALRSRLLTELGAGNTVPVAEAA; this is encoded by the coding sequence ATGGCGACCGACGTTCACGGGGCAGTGAGCTCCCCCGCTCCGGCCGACCGGCCCGAGACCGCCGTACGGGTCGAGGGGCTGATCCGCTCCTTCGACGGAAGGACCGTCGTCGACGGGCTCGATCTCACACTGCGGGCCGGGGAGTTCACCGCGCTCCTGGGACGGAGCGGCTGCGGGAAGTCGACCCTGCTGCGAGTGCTGGCCGGGCTGGACCGCGAGATCGAGGGGACCGTTCTCGTACCGAAGCGGCGCGCTGTCGCCTTTCAGGCGCCTCGGCTGATGCCGTGGAAGCGGGTCTGGCGCAACGTACTGCTGGGGCTGCCCGGAAAGCCCGAACGGGCGGTAGCCGAGCGTGCGTTGGCGGAGGTCGGACTGGCGGAGCGGTCCGGGGCGTGGCCCAAGACGCTCTCCGGGGGTGAGGCGCAGCGCGCATCCCTGGCCCGGGCGCTGGTGCGTGAGCCCGATCTGCTGCTGCTCGACGAACCGTTCGGCGCGCTCGACGCGTTGACCCGGATCAAGGCCCAGCAGCTGGTTGCCGAGCTCTGGCAGCGGCGTGGCTGCGCGGTGCTGCTGGTCACCCATGACGTGGACGAGGCGCTGCTGCTGGCCGACCGCGCGCTGGTGATGCGGGACGGAGCGATCGCGTACGAGACGCCCGTCGCCCTGGACCGTCCGCGCGCCGTGGGCAGCCCCGAGTTCGCCGCGTTGCGCTCCCGGCTGCTGACCGAGCTGGGGGCCGGGAACACCGTCCCGGTCGCCGAGGCTGCCTGA
- a CDS encoding ABC transporter substrate-binding protein, with translation MRRRTLPALLLPLALLLAACGGATSASTTGDTDGKGSVTLNIGDQKGGYEAILRASGELDDLDYRVKWSTFTSGPPLLEAVNAKAVDIGGVGNTPPVFAAGSDSKVVVVGASHGSSAGEALVVPKDSPLRNPAQLRGKSIAVAQGSSAHYQLVASLKEAGLSVSDVKLNYLQPADALAAFSRGKVDAWAIWDPYTSQVLRTTKARVLTTGEGVVNGLSFQVASPSALKDAKKAEAIGDLLARLQRAQDWVFKHPEAWAKVWAKETGLPYEVALDAVKRSYGTRVPVAIDPAAIASEQAIADTFADLKLIPRRFTFKEYVDTRFNRDLPPSSTAPRSYGKASS, from the coding sequence ATGAGACGCCGTACCCTGCCCGCCCTGCTCCTCCCCCTCGCCCTGCTGCTGGCCGCCTGCGGCGGGGCCACGTCCGCCTCCACCACGGGCGACACCGACGGGAAGGGCAGCGTCACGCTCAACATCGGTGACCAGAAGGGGGGTTACGAGGCAATCCTGCGCGCCTCGGGTGAACTGGACGATCTCGACTACCGGGTCAAATGGTCGACCTTCACCTCGGGACCACCTCTCCTCGAAGCGGTCAACGCCAAGGCCGTGGACATCGGGGGCGTCGGCAACACCCCGCCGGTCTTCGCCGCGGGTTCCGACTCCAAGGTCGTCGTGGTGGGCGCCAGCCACGGTTCGTCCGCGGGCGAGGCGCTCGTCGTCCCGAAGGACTCTCCGCTGCGGAATCCGGCGCAGCTCAGGGGGAAGTCGATCGCGGTGGCGCAGGGCAGCTCGGCCCACTACCAACTGGTTGCCTCGCTGAAGGAGGCGGGGCTCAGTGTCTCGGACGTGAAGCTGAACTACCTTCAGCCGGCCGATGCCCTGGCCGCGTTCAGCCGGGGCAAGGTCGATGCCTGGGCCATCTGGGATCCGTACACCTCGCAGGTGCTCCGCACCACGAAGGCCCGGGTGCTGACCACCGGTGAGGGCGTCGTGAACGGCCTCAGCTTCCAGGTGGCCTCGCCCTCCGCGCTCAAGGACGCCAAGAAGGCCGAGGCCATCGGTGACCTGCTGGCCAGACTGCAGCGGGCGCAGGACTGGGTGTTCAAGCACCCCGAGGCGTGGGCGAAGGTCTGGGCGAAGGAGACCGGACTGCCGTACGAGGTGGCCCTCGACGCGGTCAAGCGCAGTTACGGGACCCGGGTGCCGGTTGCCATCGATCCTGCCGCGATCGCCTCCGAGCAGGCGATCGCCGACACCTTCGCCGATCTGAAGCTCATCCCGCGGCGCTTCACCTTCAAGGAATACGTCGACACCCGCTTCAACCGCGATCTGCCCCCGTCCTCCACAGCTCCCCGTTCGTACGGAAAGGCCTCGTCATGA
- a CDS encoding LLM class flavin-dependent oxidoreductase has translation MNVHLHWFLPTGGDGRTLVDRHAYTDGGIKRDRITPVSGVRAPDIEYLAQIAKAAEQLGFEAVLTPTGTWCEDAWLTTVALAQHTERLKFLVAFRPGVISPVLAAQMTATYQRITRGRLLLNVVTGGDSTEQRRFGDHLDHDRRYARTAEFLSVVRGAWSGRPYDFDGEHHQVEGGLTALPPDPLPDIFFGGSSAAAGPVAAVHADVHLTWGEPPAAVKEKIDWIRGLAEERGRTVRFGIRLHTISRDSSREAWGTADRLLGDLDAETVAAAQQALGRSESVGQQRMLALHGGSRDRLEIAPNLWAGVGLVRGGAGTALVGSHAEVADRIEEYHDLGVEHFVLSGYPHLEEAYWFGEGVTPELAARGLLSTVPASPLLGVPAVNGRPASAPGGAPLLIAGGR, from the coding sequence ATGAATGTTCATCTGCACTGGTTCCTGCCCACCGGCGGCGACGGCCGTACGCTCGTCGACCGGCACGCGTACACCGACGGCGGGATCAAGCGGGACCGGATCACTCCGGTGAGCGGGGTGCGCGCGCCCGACATCGAGTATCTGGCGCAGATCGCCAAGGCCGCCGAGCAGCTGGGGTTCGAGGCCGTGCTGACGCCCACCGGGACCTGGTGCGAGGATGCCTGGCTGACGACCGTGGCACTGGCCCAGCACACCGAACGGCTCAAGTTCCTCGTGGCGTTCCGGCCCGGCGTGATCTCGCCGGTGCTCGCCGCGCAGATGACCGCGACGTATCAGCGGATCACCCGGGGGCGGCTGCTGCTCAATGTGGTGACGGGCGGCGACTCCACGGAGCAGCGGCGCTTCGGGGACCATCTGGACCATGACCGGCGCTATGCGCGGACCGCCGAGTTCCTCTCGGTGGTACGGGGTGCGTGGAGCGGGCGGCCGTACGACTTCGACGGCGAGCACCACCAGGTGGAGGGCGGGCTGACCGCGCTGCCGCCGGACCCGCTGCCGGACATCTTCTTCGGCGGGTCGTCGGCGGCGGCCGGGCCGGTGGCCGCCGTGCACGCCGATGTCCATCTGACCTGGGGCGAGCCACCGGCCGCCGTGAAGGAGAAGATCGACTGGATCCGCGGGCTGGCGGAGGAGCGGGGTCGTACGGTCCGCTTCGGCATCCGGCTGCACACCATTTCCCGCGACTCGTCGCGGGAGGCGTGGGGGACGGCCGACCGACTGCTGGGCGATCTCGATGCCGAGACGGTCGCTGCCGCTCAGCAGGCGCTGGGGCGGAGCGAGTCGGTGGGGCAGCAACGGATGCTGGCGCTGCACGGCGGTTCGCGCGACAGGCTGGAGATCGCGCCGAATCTGTGGGCGGGCGTCGGTCTCGTGCGAGGCGGTGCGGGCACCGCGCTGGTCGGGAGCCATGCGGAGGTCGCCGACCGGATCGAGGAGTACCACGACCTGGGTGTGGAGCACTTCGTGCTGTCCGGATACCCGCACCTTGAGGAGGCGTACTGGTTCGGTGAGGGGGTGACGCCCGAGCTGGCGGCGCGTGGTCTGCTGTCGACCGTGCCTGCGTCGCCGTTGCTCGGGGTGCCTGCGGTGAACGGCCGGCCGGCGTCCGCGCCGGGCGGTGCTCCGCTGCTGATCGCCGGGGGCCGCTGA
- a CDS encoding NAD(P)-binding domain-containing protein yields MNNFGVAAARTVDVVVIGAGQAGLSGAYHLRRTGLEPDRDFVVLDHAPHPGGAWQFRWPSLTYGKVHGMHALPGMELTGADDSRPSSEVIGEYFETYERTFGLRVHRPVDVSAVREGDGGRLLVETSEGTYAARALINATGTWDRPFWPRYPGQETFRGRQLHTAKYPGPAEFAGQRVVVVGGGASGTQHLMEIAEVAAETYWVTRRPPVFREGPFGTDQGRAAVAMVEERVRRGLPPQSVVSVTGLPLTDAIRRAREEGVLDRLPMFDRITPTGVAWDDGRTVEADVILWATGFRAAIDHLAPLRLREPGGGIRVEGTQAVRDERIHLVGYGPSASTIGANRAGRAAVRAITRLLDGSGERTETEHETGTESDPDGEFASVLV; encoded by the coding sequence GTGAACAACTTCGGGGTGGCCGCAGCGCGCACGGTCGATGTCGTCGTGATAGGCGCCGGACAGGCAGGACTGTCCGGCGCCTATCACCTGCGGCGCACCGGGCTGGAGCCAGACCGTGACTTCGTCGTGCTCGACCATGCCCCGCACCCCGGTGGCGCCTGGCAGTTCCGCTGGCCCTCGCTGACGTACGGCAAGGTCCACGGCATGCACGCGCTGCCCGGCATGGAACTCACCGGAGCCGATGACAGCCGGCCCTCCTCCGAGGTGATCGGCGAGTACTTCGAGACGTACGAGCGCACCTTCGGCCTGCGCGTCCACCGGCCGGTCGACGTGAGCGCCGTGCGTGAGGGCGACGGCGGACGGCTCCTCGTCGAGACGTCCGAGGGTACGTACGCCGCCCGCGCTCTGATCAACGCCACGGGCACCTGGGACCGGCCGTTCTGGCCGCGTTACCCGGGCCAGGAGACCTTCCGGGGGCGGCAGCTGCACACCGCGAAGTACCCGGGGCCGGCCGAGTTCGCCGGGCAGCGAGTGGTGGTGGTCGGCGGCGGCGCCTCCGGTACGCAGCATCTGATGGAGATCGCCGAGGTGGCGGCGGAGACGTACTGGGTGACGCGCCGGCCGCCGGTGTTCCGGGAGGGGCCGTTCGGCACGGACCAGGGGCGGGCCGCCGTGGCGATGGTGGAGGAGCGGGTGCGGCGCGGGCTGCCGCCGCAGAGTGTGGTGAGCGTGACCGGACTGCCGCTCACCGATGCGATCCGGCGCGCCCGCGAGGAAGGCGTGCTCGACCGGCTGCCGATGTTCGACCGCATCACGCCGACCGGCGTGGCCTGGGACGACGGCCGGACCGTCGAGGCGGACGTCATCCTCTGGGCGACCGGGTTCCGGGCCGCCATCGACCATCTGGCACCGCTGAGACTGCGCGAGCCGGGCGGCGGAATCCGGGTCGAGGGCACGCAGGCGGTACGGGACGAGCGCATCCATCTCGTCGGCTACGGCCCGTCCGCCAGCACGATCGGCGCCAACCGGGCGGGGCGGGCGGCGGTGCGGGCGATCACACGGCTGCTGGACGGGAGCGGGGAGCGGACGGAGACGGAGCATGAGACGGGGACGGAGTCGGATCCGGACGGGGAGTTCGCGTCTGTCCTGGTGTGA
- the mltG gene encoding endolytic transglycosylase MltG, protein MVNELPGTLPRRPVRPTRRGRLVLLIGAVLVLALAVAVLVPLLTRRPVAERARPLVIPEGWRTSQVYAAVDRTLAISPGTTEKTAATADLPLPAEAKGNHEGYLFPATYPITSHTTPQSLLRYMVDTAVKRFGTDHITAGAQRHGVTVYQTVTIASIVQAEADTESDMGKVARVIYNRLDRGMPLQMDSALNYALNRSTLDTTTSDTKIDSPYNIYEHQGLPPTPIGNPGEQAMTAAITPMPGPWLYFVTVAPGDTRFTADYAEQQRNVEEFNRNRRSASGG, encoded by the coding sequence ATGGTGAACGAGCTCCCGGGCACCCTGCCCCGTCGCCCTGTCCGCCCGACCCGGCGCGGCCGTCTGGTGCTGTTGATCGGCGCCGTTCTCGTGCTCGCTCTGGCAGTGGCCGTCCTCGTACCGCTGCTGACACGGAGGCCGGTGGCCGAGCGGGCCCGCCCCCTGGTGATCCCCGAAGGATGGCGGACGTCCCAGGTGTACGCCGCAGTCGACAGGACGCTGGCCATCTCACCCGGCACCACCGAAAAAACCGCAGCCACGGCGGATCTTCCGCTCCCGGCCGAGGCGAAGGGTAATCACGAGGGCTACCTCTTCCCGGCGACGTACCCCATCACCTCCCACACCACCCCGCAGAGCCTGCTCAGGTACATGGTCGACACGGCGGTCAAGCGGTTCGGCACGGACCACATCACCGCAGGCGCGCAGCGCCACGGCGTCACGGTGTACCAGACGGTGACGATCGCGAGCATCGTGCAGGCCGAGGCGGACACCGAGAGCGACATGGGCAAGGTCGCCAGGGTCATCTACAACCGGCTCGACCGGGGCATGCCGCTCCAGATGGACTCCGCGCTCAACTACGCGCTGAACCGCAGCACTCTGGACACCACCACCAGTGACACGAAGATCGACAGCCCGTACAACATCTATGAGCACCAGGGACTGCCGCCCACGCCCATCGGGAACCCGGGGGAGCAGGCAATGACGGCGGCGATCACGCCCATGCCCGGACCGTGGCTGTACTTCGTCACGGTCGCGCCCGGGGACACCCGCTTCACCGCCGACTACGCGGAACAGCAGAGAAACGTGGAGGAGTTCAACCGCAACCGCCGCAGCGCATCCGGCGGCTGA
- a CDS encoding ABC transporter ATP-binding protein, whose amino-acid sequence MKPEEITWTPPPRDGSRPPAELRRILRLFHPYRGRLALVGLLVGASSLVSVASPFLLREILDTAIPQGRTGLLSLLALGMIATAVINSIFGVLQTLISTTVGQRVMHDLRTAVYAQLQRMPLAFFTRTRTGEVQSRIANDIGGMQATVTSTATSLVSNLTAVVATVVAMLALDWRLTLVSLLLLPVFVWISRKVGRERKRITTRRQKQMAAMAATVTESLSVSGILLGRTMGRADSLTKGFAEESEKLVDLEVRSSMAGRWRMSTIGIVMAAMPAVIYWAAGLALQSGGPAVSIGTLVAFVSLQQGLFRPAVSLLSTGVQMQTSLALFQRIFEYLDLKVDITEPENPVRLEKIHGEIRFEDVDFSYDEKSGPTLSGIDVTVPAGGSLAVVGPTGSGKSTLSYLVPRLYDVTGGRVTLDGVDVRDLDFDTLARAVGVVSQETYLFHASVADNLRFAKPDATDAEIEAAARAAQIHDHIASLPDGYDTLVGERGYRFSGGEKQRLAIARTILRDPPVLVLDEATSALDTRTEFAVQKAIDALSAGRTTITIAHRLSTVRDADQIVVLDGGRTAERGSHDDLLQRDGRYAALLRRDGQLTPAAN is encoded by the coding sequence ATGAAACCCGAAGAAATCACCTGGACACCCCCGCCCCGGGACGGCAGCCGCCCGCCCGCCGAGCTGCGCCGCATCCTGCGCCTCTTCCACCCCTACCGAGGCCGGCTCGCCCTGGTCGGGCTGCTCGTCGGCGCCTCGTCGCTGGTGTCGGTCGCCTCGCCGTTCCTGCTGCGCGAGATCCTGGACACCGCCATCCCCCAGGGGCGTACGGGGCTGCTGTCGCTGCTCGCCCTAGGCATGATCGCCACGGCGGTGATCAACAGCATCTTCGGCGTCCTGCAGACCCTGATCTCCACCACGGTCGGCCAGCGCGTCATGCACGACCTGCGCACCGCGGTCTACGCCCAGCTCCAGCGGATGCCGCTCGCCTTCTTCACCAGGACCCGCACCGGCGAGGTGCAGTCCCGCATCGCCAATGACATCGGCGGCATGCAGGCGACCGTCACCTCCACCGCGACGTCGCTGGTCTCCAATCTCACCGCGGTCGTCGCCACGGTCGTCGCCATGCTGGCGCTCGACTGGCGGCTCACCCTGGTCTCGCTCCTCCTGCTGCCGGTCTTCGTCTGGATCAGCCGCAAGGTCGGCCGTGAGCGCAAGAGGATCACCACCCGGCGCCAGAAGCAGATGGCCGCCATGGCGGCCACGGTCACCGAGTCGCTCTCCGTCAGCGGCATCCTGCTCGGCCGGACGATGGGCCGCGCGGACTCCCTCACCAAGGGCTTCGCCGAGGAGTCCGAGAAGCTGGTCGACCTCGAAGTGCGCTCCAGCATGGCCGGGCGGTGGCGGATGTCGACGATCGGCATCGTCATGGCCGCCATGCCCGCCGTCATCTACTGGGCGGCAGGCCTGGCCCTGCAGTCCGGCGGCCCCGCCGTCTCCATCGGCACGCTCGTCGCCTTCGTCTCGCTCCAGCAGGGCCTCTTCCGGCCCGCCGTGAGCCTGCTCTCCACCGGGGTGCAGATGCAGACGTCCCTCGCGCTCTTCCAGCGGATCTTCGAGTACCTCGATCTGAAGGTGGACATCACCGAGCCCGAGAACCCCGTCCGGCTGGAGAAGATCCACGGCGAGATCCGCTTCGAGGACGTCGACTTCAGTTACGACGAGAAGAGCGGCCCGACCCTCAGCGGCATCGATGTGACCGTGCCGGCCGGCGGCAGCCTGGCCGTCGTCGGACCCACCGGCTCCGGGAAGTCCACACTCAGCTATCTGGTGCCCAGGCTCTACGACGTCACGGGAGGCCGAGTCACGCTCGACGGCGTCGACGTACGCGATCTGGACTTCGACACCCTGGCACGGGCCGTCGGAGTGGTCTCCCAGGAGACCTACCTCTTCCACGCCTCGGTCGCCGACAACCTCCGCTTCGCCAAGCCGGATGCCACCGACGCCGAGATCGAGGCCGCCGCCCGTGCGGCGCAGATCCACGACCACATCGCCTCCCTGCCCGACGGCTACGACACCCTCGTCGGTGAGCGCGGCTACCGCTTCTCGGGCGGCGAGAAACAACGCCTCGCCATCGCCCGTACGATCCTGCGCGACCCACCCGTCCTGGTGCTCGACGAGGCGACGAGCGCCCTCGACACCCGTACGGAATTCGCCGTTCAGAAGGCGATCGACGCGCTCTCGGCGGGCCGCACCACCATCACCATCGCGCACCGGCTCTCCACCGTCCGCGACGCCGACCAGATCGTCGTCCTGGACGGCGGCCGCACCGCCGAGCGCGGCAGCCACGACGACCTCCTCCAGCGGGACGGCCGCTATGCCGCCCTGCTCCGTCGGGACGGCCAACTGACCCCAGCGGCGAACTGA
- a CDS encoding MarR family winged helix-turn-helix transcriptional regulator: protein MDSSDADGVLAEQLLRVTRRLQRIQSRQLEPIGITPAQFRLLRTVAHYDGPPRMADLAQRLDVVPRAVTSLVDGLEASGRVRRTPDPDSRRVVRIEITEEGLATLRSLRDARRAAAEEILAPLTADQREVLGGLLSALVNGMPERRC, encoded by the coding sequence ATGGACTCCTCCGACGCCGATGGCGTGCTCGCCGAACAGTTGCTGCGGGTGACCCGCAGGCTCCAGCGGATTCAGAGCCGCCAGCTGGAGCCGATCGGTATCACTCCCGCACAGTTCCGGCTGCTCCGCACCGTGGCGCATTACGACGGTCCGCCCCGGATGGCGGATCTCGCGCAGCGCCTGGACGTCGTCCCGCGCGCCGTGACGAGCCTGGTCGACGGCCTGGAGGCGAGCGGCCGGGTACGTCGCACCCCCGATCCGGACAGCCGCCGGGTGGTCCGGATCGAGATCACCGAGGAGGGCCTCGCCACCCTCCGGTCGCTGCGCGACGCGCGCCGGGCCGCCGCAGAGGAGATCCTGGCTCCATTGACCGCCGATCAGCGCGAGGTGCTCGGCGGGCTGTTGTCCGCCCTGGTCAACGGAATGCCGGAGCGCCGCTGCTGA
- a CDS encoding FAD-binding and (Fe-S)-binding domain-containing protein, which yields MPLLEPKPEALRPGAVRTPSQDRVPDRQAPGTPEPLRGELTALLGPKKVLWKVSDLVKYASDASPYRFVPQVVVVPEDIDDISAILSYAHGKGRDVVFRAAGTSLNGQAQGEDILVDVRHHWAGIEVLDGGAQARIRPGTTVMRANATLARHGRLLGPDPASAIACTIGGVVANNASGMTAGTTRNSYRTVSSLTFVLPSGTVVDTGDPAADEDLAHAEPRLCEGLLALKAEIEADAGLTARIRAKYEIKNTNGYRLDAFLDGSTPVEILRGLMVGSEGTFGFISEVVFDTLPLDRRVSSALLFFPSLTAAAAAVPRFNEAGAIAVELMDGNTLRASVSVQGVPADWAGLPKETAALLVEFRAPDEAVQEAYERAAAAVVEGLDLVAPVASVTNEFTRDAKAIGGYWKARKAFVTAVGGSRPSGTTLITEDFAVPPSRLADACEALLGLQAEHGFDAAVAGHAAHGNLHFLLAFDAAKASDVDRYAAFMEDFCRLTVERFDGSLKAEHATGRNIAPFLELEWGPKATELMWRTKQIIDPDGVLAPRIVLDRDPRAHLRGLKTIPEVEPVADPCIECGFCEPTCPSHDLTTSPRQRIVLRREMMRQQGGSPVEVQLLDAYGYDAVDTCAGDSTCKLACPVGIDTGAMMKDFRHQRHSPREERIAALTAKNFKAVEAAARLAVAAADRIGDRIGDGPLERLTGLARRAVRPDLVPEWLPEIPGAAARKLTRTSRAGASAVYYPACVNRIFGGPEGHRGPSLPQAVVAVSARAGKPVWIPDDVAGTCCATIWHSKGYDEGNAVMANRIVEAAWGWTAGGKLPLVVDASSCTLGIAHEVVPYLTDDNRALHRELTIVDSLVWAADELLPELTVLRRIGSAVLHPTCSMQHLDDVAQLRTVAEACAEEVVIPDDAGCCAFAGDRGMLHKELTASATAKEAAEVDAREYDAYLSANRMCEIGMDRATGRSYYSALIELERATRPGPVVR from the coding sequence ATGCCGCTGCTGGAGCCGAAGCCGGAAGCACTCCGCCCAGGTGCGGTGCGCACTCCGTCCCAGGACCGGGTCCCCGACCGGCAGGCTCCGGGCACGCCCGAACCGCTGCGCGGCGAGCTGACCGCCCTGCTCGGGCCGAAGAAGGTGCTGTGGAAGGTCTCCGACCTGGTGAAGTACGCCTCCGACGCCAGTCCCTACCGGTTCGTCCCCCAGGTCGTCGTGGTCCCCGAGGACATCGACGACATCTCGGCGATCCTGTCGTACGCGCACGGCAAGGGCCGCGATGTCGTCTTCCGGGCGGCCGGGACGAGTCTGAACGGCCAGGCCCAGGGCGAGGACATCCTGGTCGACGTCCGCCACCACTGGGCGGGCATCGAGGTCCTGGACGGCGGCGCGCAGGCCCGCATCCGCCCCGGGACCACGGTCATGCGCGCCAACGCCACCCTCGCCCGGCACGGCCGGCTGCTGGGGCCAGACCCGGCCAGCGCCATCGCCTGCACGATCGGCGGGGTCGTCGCCAACAACGCCTCCGGAATGACCGCGGGAACGACCCGTAATTCGTACCGCACCGTCTCCTCCCTCACCTTCGTGCTGCCGAGCGGCACGGTCGTCGACACGGGCGACCCCGCGGCGGACGAGGATCTCGCCCATGCCGAGCCGAGGCTGTGCGAGGGGCTGCTGGCGCTGAAGGCGGAGATCGAGGCGGACGCCGGACTCACGGCCCGGATCCGCGCCAAGTACGAGATCAAGAACACCAACGGCTACCGGCTCGACGCCTTCCTGGACGGCTCGACGCCCGTGGAGATCCTGCGCGGTCTGATGGTCGGCTCCGAGGGCACCTTCGGCTTCATCTCCGAGGTCGTGTTCGACACGCTGCCGCTGGACCGCCGCGTCTCCAGCGCCCTGCTGTTCTTCCCCTCGCTGACCGCGGCGGCGGCCGCCGTGCCGCGCTTCAACGAGGCCGGGGCGATCGCGGTGGAGCTGATGGACGGCAACACGCTGCGCGCGTCGGTGAGCGTCCAAGGAGTTCCAGCGGACTGGGCCGGGCTGCCCAAGGAGACCGCGGCGCTGCTGGTGGAGTTCCGGGCTCCGGACGAGGCGGTCCAGGAGGCGTACGAGCGGGCGGCGGCGGCCGTGGTCGAGGGGCTCGACCTGGTCGCACCCGTGGCCTCGGTGACCAATGAGTTCACGCGTGACGCCAAGGCCATCGGGGGCTACTGGAAGGCCCGCAAGGCGTTCGTCACGGCGGTCGGCGGCTCCCGGCCCTCGGGTACGACGCTGATCACGGAGGACTTCGCGGTGCCGCCCTCCCGGCTGGCCGATGCCTGCGAGGCCCTGCTCGGACTCCAGGCGGAGCACGGCTTCGACGCCGCCGTCGCCGGCCACGCGGCCCACGGCAATCTGCACTTCCTGCTCGCCTTCGACGCGGCGAAGGCGTCCGACGTCGACCGCTACGCCGCGTTCATGGAGGACTTCTGCCGGCTGACGGTGGAGCGCTTCGACGGCTCCTTGAAGGCGGAGCACGCCACAGGACGCAATATCGCGCCCTTCCTGGAGCTGGAGTGGGGCCCGAAGGCGACCGAGCTGATGTGGCGCACGAAGCAGATCATCGACCCCGACGGCGTACTGGCGCCCCGGATCGTCCTCGACCGCGACCCGAGGGCCCATCTGCGCGGGCTGAAGACCATCCCCGAGGTCGAGCCGGTGGCCGACCCCTGCATCGAGTGCGGCTTCTGCGAACCCACCTGCCCCAGCCATGACCTGACCACCTCGCCGCGTCAACGGATCGTGCTGCGCAGGGAGATGATGCGTCAGCAGGGCGGTTCACCGGTGGAGGTGCAGCTGCTCGACGCGTACGGCTATGACGCCGTCGACACCTGCGCGGGCGATTCGACCTGCAAGCTCGCCTGCCCGGTCGGCATCGACACCGGCGCCATGATGAAGGACTTCCGTCACCAGCGGCACTCGCCGCGCGAGGAGCGGATCGCGGCGCTCACCGCGAAGAACTTCAAGGCGGTGGAGGCGGCGGCGCGGCTCGCGGTCGCCGCGGCCGACCGCATCGGTGACCGGATCGGTGACGGACCACTGGAGAGGCTCACCGGGCTCGCCCGCAGGGCCGTACGCCCCGATCTGGTGCCCGAGTGGCTGCCCGAGATCCCCGGCGCCGCCGCGCGGAAGCTGACGCGTACCTCCCGTGCCGGGGCGAGCGCCGTCTACTACCCGGCGTGTGTGAACCGTATCTTCGGCGGCCCCGAGGGCCATCGCGGCCCGTCGCTGCCGCAGGCTGTCGTCGCCGTGTCCGCCCGCGCCGGAAAGCCGGTATGGATCCCGGACGATGTCGCGGGGACCTGCTGCGCGACGATCTGGCACTCCAAGGGGTACGACGAGGGCAATGCCGTGATGGCCAACCGCATCGTGGAAGCGGCCTGGGGCTGGACGGCCGGCGGAAAGCTGCCGCTCGTCGTCGACGCCTCGTCGTGCACGCTGGGCATCGCCCACGAGGTGGTCCCGTATCTCACCGATGACAACCGCGCGTTGCACCGCGAGCTGACCATTGTCGATTCCCTGGTCTGGGCGGCCGACGAGCTCCTTCCAGAGCTGACGGTGCTCCGCCGCATCGGTTCGGCGGTCCTGCATCCGACCTGTTCCATGCAGCATCTGGACGACGTGGCACAGCTGCGTACGGTCGCCGAAGCCTGTGCGGAGGAGGTCGTGATCCCTGACGACGCCGGGTGCTGCGCCTTCGCGGGCGACCGCGGCATGCTGCACAAGGAGCTGACGGCCTCCGCGACGGCGAAGGAGGCCGCCGAGGTCGACGCGCGGGAGTACGACGCGTATCTCTCGGCCAACCGGATGTGCGAGATCGGCATGGACCGGGCCACGGGGCGGTCGTACTACTCGGCACTGATCGAGTTGGAGCGCGCCACCCGCCCGGGCCCCGTGGTGCGCTGA